AGCCGCATGTGATCGACTTCTGCCTTCCTTTGATGTTGCTGACCGGCATCGCCATCGTCAGCTTTTTCGTTACCGGCGCTCCGCAAGTCCGCTGGGGGTTTGCCGCCGCGCTGGCATGCGCCAGTGCGACGGCGCTGTTGCGCGGGATGCCGCTGAGAGATCTGGTTGAAGGGATTGGCGAAGGCCTGCAGAGCGTCGTCTACGCCTCGGTCATTTTGATGCTTGCGGTTACCCTGGGCGATATGACGCAAAACATCGGGGGCGGAGCGTACCTTGTCGATCTGCTCGGCAGTTATGTTCCTTCGCTTTGGCTGCCGACGCTGCTGTTCCTGATCACGATCGCGATCTCGTTCTCGACCGGCACCAGTTGGGGCACGTTCGCCGTCGCCTTTCCGCTGGCGATGCCGCTCGCGATGTCGGTCGCTCAAACGCAAGGACTTTCCAACGAAACGCTGTACTTAATGGTTTGCTTCGCCGCCGTGCTAAACGGCAGCGTCTTCGGCGACCAATGTTCGCCGATCTCCGACACGACGGTGCTGAGCGCCATGACCACCGGCGCCGACCTGATGGATCACGTCACGACGCAAATGGTCCCGGCCACGTTCGCCGCCGTCTTGGCGGTCATCGGCTGGACCTCGGTCACCTATTTCTTCTGTTGAACCGTTCATCCCTAAGCGCATTCCACCTTCGCAATGAAATCGCCCGCTACCATCCGCCGACCCTACTGTCGACCGCTCCTTTATGTAGGCTTGATCGCTTGCACGCTGCTGCTCTTGCCGCTGCAATCGCTTCACGCTCAATCAGCTCCGACTCGACCGCCGCGAGATTCGGCCAAAGTCGTCACCGGCAATCGCGGGGTCGTCGTCGCCGAAACGCAACTCGCTTCCGACATCGGTTGCCAGATCCTGGCCAAAGGGGGAAATGCCGTCGACGCCGCGGTTGGGGTCGCGTTCGCTCTGCAGGTCAGTTGGCCCGAAGCCGGTAATATCGGCGGCGGCGGGTTCATGATGATCGCTCCTCCCGAAGAAGAGGTCGTCTGCGTCAACTATCGCGAAAAGGCGCCCGCTGCAGTCGATCCGTTCAGCTTTGCCGATTGGAAACAACACCGCCATGCCCGCATGGCCGGCGTGCCTGGAACAGTACGCGGTTTAGCGTTGGCGCATGAGACGTATGGGAGCTTGCCGTGGCGGGAAGTAATTGCGCCCTCCATCGCATTGGCTCGCGATGGGCTGGTCGTCGATCCGCATCTCGCCTTCTCACTCAACTCGGTGCTGCGGCTAAAGTCGGTGCGTACGGAATCTCGCTTTGACGAGTTCCGCCGCGTCTATGGACACCCCGACCAGCGACCTTGGCAGGCCGGCGACCGCCTGTTACAGCCCGACTTGGCCCAGACGTTGACGTCGATCGCACTGCAAGGCCCGGCGGCTTTTTACGAAGGGGAAATCGCCAAAAAAATCGTCACCGAAATGAAGCGCAGTGATGGCTTGATCACCGCTCAGGACCTGCAGGGTTATCAGCCGCAGTTGTTGCCGGCGGTCGCCGGGGATGTTGGTCCTTACACGGTCTACGGCGCGCCGCCTCCGGCGTCGGGTGGTACGATCGTGCTGCTGCAACTGCGGATGATTGAGGCCCTCCGATTTTCGGCAGATAAGAACGGTCCCTATTGGACAGGCGATCAAGTCCATCTGCTGGTCGAGGCGATGCGTCGCGGCTTTCGCGAACGAGCCGCCTGGCTGGGAGATCCTAACTATGTCGCGATTCCCCCGCATCTACTCACCCCAGAGCACGCCCGGCGATTGGCGTCCTCGATCGACGTCGACAAGGCGACTTCCAGCGAGGAAATCGCCGGCTCGATTCCTCTGTCGGAAGGCCCCTATGAAAGCGCCGAAACGACCCACTTCTCGGTCGTCGACACAAACGGCCTGGCGGTCAGCAACACCTACACGCTGGAAGGAACGTTCGGCTGCCGAATCGTCGTCCCGGGCGCCGGTTTTGTGCTGAACAACGAAATGGGGGACTTCAACTGGTACCCAGGCTACACCGATCGCAACGGCAAGATCGGCACGACGCCCAATCAACTGGCCCCCGGCAAACGCATGCTCAGTTCGCAGTCCCCCACCATTGTTCGGGAAAACGGCAAGCTAAAGCTCGTGGTCGGATCGCCCGGCGGTCGCACCATCATCAACACGGTGACCGAAATTCTGGCGCAAACCTTGCTGCTGGATCGCCCGCTGGAAACGGCCATTAGCGGTCCCCGTTTTCATCATCAATGGTTCCCCGATGAAATCCGCTTTGAGACCGATGACCAAGGCGTCTTCACCGCCATGCAAGAGGAGCTGACGGCGAAAGGCCATCGCATCGCGGAGCGTGAAGCCGACTGGCGACAAGGCTCGGCTCATGGCATCGTCGTCGACTTGCCGTCGGGCGAAGCGACCGGCGTGGCCGATTGGCGACGTGGCGGCGGCGCCAGTTCCGTTGCAAGTAAACCATAAACCAGAATCGCGTTCGCTATCGCCCCTAGCGACGCCAAAAGCTGTATTTCGTCCTAGCCCTCCATTCATGCGAAGAGAATTTTTTCTTTCCTCGTTCCCAAGAACCATGCTGGAGCAAATTGCGATGACTCACAATTTCTTAGGACGCCAATCGCGGCGAGCGTTCACCCTGGTGGAACTATTGGTGGTGATCGCCATCATCGGCGTGCTGATCGCGCTCTTGTTGCCGGCGGTGCAGCAAGCCCGCGAAGCGGCGCGGCGGATGAAGTGCACCAACAACCTGAAGCAGATCGGCTTGGCCCTGCACAACTATCACGATACGTACGGCCGCTTGCCAGCGTCCTACTATCGCGACCCCGACTACTACAATCGGGGTTGGGGCTGGAGCGTAATGATCTTGCCGCAGCTAGAGCAATCGAATCTTTACGATGCGCTGGAGGTTTCGACGATGCCGATCCCCCGCGATCCTGACGAAC
The genomic region above belongs to Blastopirellula retiformator and contains:
- the ggt gene encoding gamma-glutamyltransferase, whose product is MKSPATIRRPYCRPLLYVGLIACTLLLLPLQSLHAQSAPTRPPRDSAKVVTGNRGVVVAETQLASDIGCQILAKGGNAVDAAVGVAFALQVSWPEAGNIGGGGFMMIAPPEEEVVCVNYREKAPAAVDPFSFADWKQHRHARMAGVPGTVRGLALAHETYGSLPWREVIAPSIALARDGLVVDPHLAFSLNSVLRLKSVRTESRFDEFRRVYGHPDQRPWQAGDRLLQPDLAQTLTSIALQGPAAFYEGEIAKKIVTEMKRSDGLITAQDLQGYQPQLLPAVAGDVGPYTVYGAPPPASGGTIVLLQLRMIEALRFSADKNGPYWTGDQVHLLVEAMRRGFRERAAWLGDPNYVAIPPHLLTPEHARRLASSIDVDKATSSEEIAGSIPLSEGPYESAETTHFSVVDTNGLAVSNTYTLEGTFGCRIVVPGAGFVLNNEMGDFNWYPGYTDRNGKIGTTPNQLAPGKRMLSSQSPTIVRENGKLKLVVGSPGGRTIINTVTEILAQTLLLDRPLETAISGPRFHHQWFPDEIRFETDDQGVFTAMQEELTAKGHRIAEREADWRQGSAHGIVVDLPSGEATGVADWRRGGGASSVASKP